The DNA region CGGCGTCTGCTTCGGCCATCAGTTCCTCGCCGGCCACCTCGGCGGTCGCGTCGAATCGCTCCCCGACCAGCGTACCGGACTCTCGACCATCGAGCGCACCGCCGCGAGCGACGACCACCCGGCCTTCCGGGACCTCCCCCGCGAGTTCGAGTCGTTCGTCTACCACGGCGACCACGTCGCCAGCGCACCGCCCGGTGCCACCGTACTGGCTCGCGACGACTCTGGCATCCAGGCGTTCGCCGACCGGGACCGGGACGTGCTGGGCATCCAGTTCCACCCCGAGTTCACGCCGGCGATGGCGGCACGGGTCGGGGCCGATTCCGGCTCCAGTCCCACGGCCATCGACCGCCGACTCGGGGAGAGTCGCCGACTCTACGGGGCGGTCGTGGGCCCTCTGGGGACCTCGGCTTCGCGCGAGGACGGGAGCATGCGGGCGGACGGACGGTGAATATACCTGTCAATTTATTGTTTTGTTGGTAGTTAGAGAAACAGTGAAGTGCCGGTTCTACAGATAGCTCATACCATGGAGGTCAGCGAGGCACGGCTACGGAGAGACATCGAATCGAACGCCGAGTTCGGCGCGGTCCAGGTCGAGGCAGGGAACGCCCGGACCGTCCTCTCGGGGACGGCGGCGGACCGGGCCGCCCGGGAGTACTTCGTCGAACGCTGTCGCGACGCCGGGATGGCCGTCAGCGTCGACGCGGTCGGCAACGTCGTGGGCCGGTGGGTACCCGAGGGCGCCGACCCCGACGCCGACGCGGTCGCCGCGGGGAGCCACCTAGATTCCGTCCCCGAGGGCGGTATCTTCGACGGGCCACTGGGGGTGTACGCGGCGCTCGAGGCGGTCCGGGCGATGCAGGCCGCCGATCTCGACCTCGCCCGACCCATCGAGGTGGTGAACCTCACCGAGGAGGAGGGCCAGCGCTTCGGGGGTGGGCTGGTCGGCTCGGCGGTCGCCGCGGGGGACATGACCGTCGAGGAGGCCCACGACCTCTCGGACGACGGCCAGACGCTGCACGAGGCGCTCGACGACATCGGCTTCCTCGGTGAGGGTACCGTCGACGCCAGCGAGTGGGATTCCTGGCTCGAACTCCACATCGAGCAGGGCACCCGGCTCGAGGACGCCGGGATGGCCGCCGGCATCGTCACGAGCATCACCGGCCTCTCGCGCTGTGCCATCGAGGTCTCGGGCGAGGCGAACCACGCCGGCACGACCCCGATGGGCACCCGGACCGACGCCCTCGCCGCCGCCAGCGAGTTCGTCCTCGACGTGGAGGACGCCGCGAACGAGGTCGTCGCCGTCGACTCCTCGTCGGCGGTGGGTACCGTCGGCAAGGTGGGCGTCGGCCCGAACGCGCCGAACGTCATCCCCGGCCGGGTCGACCTGAGCCTGGACGTCCGGGACGTCGACCCCGACGCCATCGAGACCATCGTCGACCGGGCCCGGGCCAGCCTCGCCCGCATCGAGGACGAACGCGACGTCGAGGCGAGCTTCGAACGACCGTGGCACCGCGACCCCGTCCCGATGAGCGACCGGGTCCGGGACGCCTTCTGTGCCGCCAGCGAGGACGCCGGGGTCGCCGTGACCGCGATGCACTCCGGCGCCGCCCACGACACCATGAACATCGCCCAGGTGACCGACGCCGGCCTCCTCTTTGCCCCCTCCCGGGACGGCATCTCCCACAACCCCGCCGAGTGGACCGACTGGGAGGACTGTGCCGCCGCGACCCGCGTCCTCGCCGGTGCCATCGCGGAGCTCGCCAGCGACTGACCCTGTTCTCCTCCGTCGAACGCCGATTCGACCCATGAGCAACGCCTACAGTGGACATCTCGGGGCGAATCGGCCCCAGCGCGTGCTCACTATCTGTTCTCGAAATGAGAACGGGTAAAACCGCAAGACTCGGTCGTGGTGTGGTCTCATCACTGGAAGGAAATGGTAGACATGGCGGGGGTATCCGGCCCGGGACGGAACGCACACAACGGGAACACCTATGCGAGTCCGGCCCATGGCTCCTGCCATGGCAGGGCGTGCGAACACCGGTGACGAGCCGTCCAGGACGTTGAAGACAGTGTCGCGTGCGTGTGACATCATCCGGGTCCTCGAGGAACTCGATGGGGCCGGCGTGACCGAACTCGCCGACCACCTCGACATGTCCAAGAGCGCGGTGTACAGTCACCTCTCCACACTGCGAGAGGAGCACTTCGTCGTGAAGGAAGGCGACACCTACAGCCTCGGCCTGCAGTTCCTCCTGCTGGGCGAGTTCGTCCGGAACCAGCACCTCCTCTACGACCACGGGAAGGAGGAGATCGAGAAACTGGCCGACGAGACCGGCGAGTACGCCCACCTCGCGACCGAACAGCACGGCCTCGGGGTGAACCTCTACAAGGTGCAGGGCGAGAAGGCGGTCGGCCGGGACTACCAGACCAACAAGCTCCAGAAGCCCGACTACCTCCACTTCTCGGCGACCGGCAAGTCCATCCTCGCCCACCTCGGCGAGGAGCGGGTCCGGGGCATCATCGACGAGTACGGGCTCTCCGCGAAGACCGAACACACCATCACGGACCCGGACGAGCTGTTCGCAGAACTCGAACGGGTGCGCGAGCAGGGCTACGCGACCAACCAGGAGGAGGAGATCAAGGGACTGCAGGCCATCGGCGCGCCCATCCTCGACAAGGACGACACCGTCCTCGGGTCGGTGTCGGTGTCCGGGCCGGTCAACCGGATGCAAGAACCCGCCTACCACGAGCGCATCGTCGACGCCGTCACGAGCACGGCCAACATCATAGAGGTCAACATCAATATGGCCGATACGGACACCGAACTGCCCGATTTCAACTGATTCCCCGTTCTGGCGCCCCCTTTACACGGCTATGTCTGTAAACGACAGCGTCGAGAACTTCTTTACAGCACTACAGCTGTAAAGGGAGTCGTGGGCGCCGCCACTGTCGGTCCCGCGTTCCCGAGTGGGAAACGGGACGAAACGGGCGGGCTGTTGTTCAGATGGTTCTCTGGGGTCGGCTCCAGCCGGGCGTACAGCCGCCGGTGGGTCCCCTCAGTCTGTCCGGGACCGCCGATAGAGGCGGATGAGTCCCTCGGCCGCGAACCCGAGGGCACTCCAGCGGTACGCGATGGCCGCGGCGCCGAGGAAGAGCGCCGCCACCTTCGTCTTGCCCCGCCAGAGCGCCATCCCGGCTTCAGCGAGCATCGAGAGTGCACTTGCCTGCCTGGTCCGCGTCGAGTCGAACACGTTTGCGAGCGACATACACAGTCGTTGTGCCCCCACGCCCCTGTACTGACGGCCAGCACTGGCAAGCCGCTGTGTGCCGGCCGTCCGTCTCCCCTTTCGGTTGCCTGCGACTGCAAGCGCGAGGCCCAACCCGCCGTCGCCCCACGGTCTAGGTGCGATGTCAACGACCACACTCACCGAGGATGCGGAAGGAAAGACCGTCGTCAAGGACGGCGACGCCGTCGGTATCGTCGCCGAGGTAAAGAACGGCACCGCGTACGTGAAGCCGAACCCGGACATCACTGACAAACTGTACGTCAAACTCGGGTGGAGCGAGCGCGGTGAGGACACCTACCCGCTCCAGGAGGAGGCCATCGACACCGTCACCGACGACGAGATCCAGCTGAAGAAGACCCTGTAACGGCGAGGGCGTCCACACGCCCTCACGCGGTCAGTAGTCTCGTATCTCGTCGAGTATCTCGTCCTCGCGTTCCGCGTAGACGACGAACTCGACGATGTCCGCGGTCCACCCGGAGATGTTGTAGACGCCGTCGTACCCCTCCGGCGTCACCAGGTCACCGTACGCCTGCAGGTCGACCATGTAGAGGTTCGACCCGGGTGCGACCTGGTCGCGGTAGCGGGTGAACCACTCGCGGACGCTCTCGTCGGACCCCCAC from Haloarchaeobius amylolyticus includes:
- a CDS encoding type 1 glutamine amidotransferase, translated to MSIACLAPPSRFDYPAAIERVLQKQLADQPDLERFAPHHGTLPAHTDYDLVVVAGSHAHVTDPEPWFDALGAYLDDALATETPVLGVCFGHQFLAGHLGGRVESLPDQRTGLSTIERTAASDDHPAFRDLPREFESFVYHGDHVASAPPGATVLARDDSGIQAFADRDRDVLGIQFHPEFTPAMAARVGADSGSSPTAIDRRLGESRRLYGAVVGPLGTSASREDGSMRADGR
- a CDS encoding Zn-dependent hydrolase, encoding MEVSEARLRRDIESNAEFGAVQVEAGNARTVLSGTAADRAAREYFVERCRDAGMAVSVDAVGNVVGRWVPEGADPDADAVAAGSHLDSVPEGGIFDGPLGVYAALEAVRAMQAADLDLARPIEVVNLTEEEGQRFGGGLVGSAVAAGDMTVEEAHDLSDDGQTLHEALDDIGFLGEGTVDASEWDSWLELHIEQGTRLEDAGMAAGIVTSITGLSRCAIEVSGEANHAGTTPMGTRTDALAAASEFVLDVEDAANEVVAVDSSSAVGTVGKVGVGPNAPNVIPGRVDLSLDVRDVDPDAIETIVDRARASLARIEDERDVEASFERPWHRDPVPMSDRVRDAFCAASEDAGVAVTAMHSGAAHDTMNIAQVTDAGLLFAPSRDGISHNPAEWTDWEDCAAATRVLAGAIAELASD
- a CDS encoding IclR family transcriptional regulator, which gives rise to MAGRANTGDEPSRTLKTVSRACDIIRVLEELDGAGVTELADHLDMSKSAVYSHLSTLREEHFVVKEGDTYSLGLQFLLLGEFVRNQHLLYDHGKEEIEKLADETGEYAHLATEQHGLGVNLYKVQGEKAVGRDYQTNKLQKPDYLHFSATGKSILAHLGEERVRGIIDEYGLSAKTEHTITDPDELFAELERVREQGYATNQEEEIKGLQAIGAPILDKDDTVLGSVSVSGPVNRMQEPAYHERIVDAVTSTANIIEVNINMADTDTELPDFN
- a CDS encoding PRC-barrel domain containing protein, with protein sequence MSTTTLTEDAEGKTVVKDGDAVGIVAEVKNGTAYVKPNPDITDKLYVKLGWSERGEDTYPLQEEAIDTVTDDEIQLKKTL